In the Phaseolus vulgaris cultivar G19833 chromosome 7, P. vulgaris v2.0, whole genome shotgun sequence genome, one interval contains:
- the LOC137829286 gene encoding caffeoylshikimate esterase-like, with protein MDMNFKYFEVYTRNSRGLQLFTCKWVPLTSPKAIVFLCHGYAMECSTFMRGCGERLASAGYAVYGVDYEGHGRSGGVRCLINKFDNIVDDCEDFFKIIGELQEYRGKPRFLYGDSMGGSVCLLLHKRDPSFWDGTILVAPMCKISDKLMKPFPIVVNVLTKFENIIPKWKIVPTKNIIASAFKDRAKREEIRSNKLIYQDKPRLKTAMEMRRTSMGLEDTLHEVTLPFLVLQGEKDRVTDPEISRALYEKASSTDKTIKLYMGMCHGIATGESDENIALVFRDIIAWLDKRSQDPIFDSFGSNEPTIGSSIIHTTKTV; from the exons ATGGATATGAACTTCAAATATTTTGAA GTATACACGAGAAACTCAAGGGGGTTGCAACTCTTCACCTGCAAATGGGTGCCTTTAACTTCCCCGAAGGCGATTGTTTTCCTTTGCCATG GCTATGCCATGGAGTGTAGCACATTCATGAGAG GGTGTGGTGAAAGGTTAGCCAGTGCTGGATATGCAGTGTATGGAGTTGACTATGAAGGACATGGACGTTCTGGAGGTGTTCGTTGTCTTATAAATAAGTTTGACAACATTGTTGATGATTGTGAAGACTTTTTTAAGATAATTGGTG AGCTCCAAGAGTACAGAGGAAAACCTAGGTTCTTATATGGGGATTCAATGGGAGGCTCTGTGTGCTTACTATTGCACAAAAGGGATCCTTCATTTTGGGATGGTACTATTCTTGTTGCACCTATGTGCAAG ATATCAGACAAACTCATGAAGCCATTTCCTATTGTTGTGAATGTACTAACgaaatttgaaaatatcatACCAAAGTGGAAAATAGTCCCCACAAAGAATATCATTGCCTCTGCCTTTAAAGATCGTGCCAAAAGAGAAGAG ATAAGAAGTAACAAGTTGATATATCAAGACAAGCCCAGACTAAAAACAGCAATGGAAATGAGGAGAACTAGCATGGGTCTTGAAGATACTCTACATGAGGTGACACTTCCATTTTTAGTGTTACAAGGAGAGAAAGATAGAGTTACAGACCCAGAAATAAGCAGGGCATTATATGAGAAAGCTAGTAGCACAGACAAGACAATTAAATTGTATATGGGAATGTGTCATGGCATAGCAACCGGAGAGAGTGATGAAAACATTGCACTTGTGTTTAGAGACATCATAGCTTGGTTGGATAAACGCTCTCAGGACCCAATTTTTGACTCATTTGGATCAAATGAGCCAACAATCGGATCTTCTATAATTCATACCACAAAAACTGTCTAA
- the LOC137828741 gene encoding UDP-glucuronic acid decarboxylase 2-like isoform X1 — MGSELIFRGHEAQPVNDAYSPKPNKPWLSVTRPIHYMLREQRLLFVLLGVIIATLFFTLIPSSSTSSPTVPYDPLPISYFDGESKLPAYHHRIAAAVHSVGKVPLGIKRKGLRIVVTGGAGFVGSHLVDRLIARGDSVIVVDNFFTGRKENVMHHFGNPRFELIRHDVVEPLLLEVDQIYHLACPASPVHYKFNPVKTIISNVVGTLNMLGLAKRVGARFLLTSTSEVYGDPLQHPQKETYWGNVNPIGVRSCYDEGKRTAETLTMDYHRGAGVEVRIARIFNTYGPRMCLDDGRVVSNFVAQALRKEPLTVYGDGKQTRSFQYVSDLVEGLIRLMGGEHVGPFNLGNPGEFTMLELAKVVQETIDPDARIEYRPNTEDDPHKRKPDIGRAKELLGWEPKVDLHKGLPLMVSDFRLRIFGDHKEGATVA; from the exons ATGGGCTCAGAACTCATTTTCAGAGGCCACGAGGCCCAGCCCGTCAACGACGCCTACTCGCCCAAGCCCAACAAACCCTGGCTCTCCGTCACTCGCCCGATTCACTACATGCTCCGCGAGCAGCGACTCCTCTTCGTCCTCCTCGGCGTCATCATCGCCACCCTGTTCTTCACCCTCATCCCCTCCTCTTCCACCTCCTCGCCCACCGTCCCCTACGACCCGCTCCCGATCTCCTACTTCGACGGCGAGTCCAAGCTTCCGGCCTACCACCACCGCATCGCAGCGGCGGTGCATTCGGTGGGAAAGGTGCCTCTGGGGATTAAACGGAAAGGACTCCGGATCGTCGTCACCGGTGGCGCGGGGTTCGTAGGGTCGCACCTGGTGGATCGGTTGATTGCACGAGGGGATAGTGTGATTGTGGTGGACAATTTCTTCACTGGAAGGAAGGAGAACGTGATGCACCACTTTGGGAACCCTAGATTCGAGCTCATCCGGCACGACGTCGTGGAGCCTCTCCTGCTGGAGGTGGATCAGATCTACCATCTCGCTTGCCCTGCTTCCCCTGTCCATTACAAGTTCAACCCCGTCAAGACTATcatatc CAATGTGGTGGGAACCTTGAACATGCTTGGGCTTGCTAAGAGAGTGGGCGCGAGGTTCTTATTGACCAGTACCAGTGAGGTTTATGGAGATCCTCTGCAGCACCCTCAGAAGGAGACTTACTGGGGCAACGTCAATCCGATTG GTGTCCGAAGCTGCTACGACGAGGGTAAGCGTACGGCTGAGACGTTGACCATGGACTACCACCGAGGTGCCGGCGTCGAG gttaGAATTGCTAGAATCTTTAACACCTACGGGCCTCGAATGTGTTTAGATGATGGTCGTGTTGTCAGTAACTTCGTTGCTCAG GCACTAAGGAAGGAACCTTTGACCGTTTATGGGGATGGGAAGCAGACAAGGAGTTTCCAGTATGTCTCTGATTTG GTGGAGGGTCTAATCCGCCTCATGGGAGGAGAACACGTGGGACCTTTCAATCTTGGAAATCCGGGAGAATTCACCATGCTTGAACTTGCCAAG GTGGTTCAAGAAACAATCGATCCTGATGCAAGGATTGAGTACAGGCCGAACACAGAGGATGACCCGCACAAGAGAAAGCCTGATATAGGTAGGGCTAAGGAGCTACTTGGGTGGGAACCCAAGGTCGACCTGCACAAGGGTCTCCCACTAATGGTCTCAGACTTCCGGCTACGCATTTTTGGTGACCACAAGGAAGGTGCAACCGTAGCCTAA
- the LOC137828741 gene encoding UDP-glucuronic acid decarboxylase 2-like isoform X2: MGSELIFRGHEAQPVNDAYSPKPNKPWLSVTRPIHYMLREQRLLFVLLGVIIATLFFTLIPSSSTSSPTVPYDPLPISYFDGESKLPAYHHRIAAAVHSVGKVPLGIKRKGLRIVVTGGAGFVGSHLVDRLIARGDSVIVVDNFFTGRKENVMHHFGNPRFELIRHDVVEPLLLEVDQIYHLACPASPVHYKFNPVKTIKTNVVGTLNMLGLAKRVGARFLLTSTSEVYGDPLQHPQKETYWGNVNPIGVRSCYDEGKRTAETLTMDYHRGAGVEVRIARIFNTYGPRMCLDDGRVVSNFVAQALRKEPLTVYGDGKQTRSFQYVSDLVEGLIRLMGGEHVGPFNLGNPGEFTMLELAKVVQETIDPDARIEYRPNTEDDPHKRKPDIGRAKELLGWEPKVDLHKGLPLMVSDFRLRIFGDHKEGATVA, encoded by the exons ATGGGCTCAGAACTCATTTTCAGAGGCCACGAGGCCCAGCCCGTCAACGACGCCTACTCGCCCAAGCCCAACAAACCCTGGCTCTCCGTCACTCGCCCGATTCACTACATGCTCCGCGAGCAGCGACTCCTCTTCGTCCTCCTCGGCGTCATCATCGCCACCCTGTTCTTCACCCTCATCCCCTCCTCTTCCACCTCCTCGCCCACCGTCCCCTACGACCCGCTCCCGATCTCCTACTTCGACGGCGAGTCCAAGCTTCCGGCCTACCACCACCGCATCGCAGCGGCGGTGCATTCGGTGGGAAAGGTGCCTCTGGGGATTAAACGGAAAGGACTCCGGATCGTCGTCACCGGTGGCGCGGGGTTCGTAGGGTCGCACCTGGTGGATCGGTTGATTGCACGAGGGGATAGTGTGATTGTGGTGGACAATTTCTTCACTGGAAGGAAGGAGAACGTGATGCACCACTTTGGGAACCCTAGATTCGAGCTCATCCGGCACGACGTCGTGGAGCCTCTCCTGCTGGAGGTGGATCAGATCTACCATCTCGCTTGCCCTGCTTCCCCTGTCCATTACAAGTTCAACCCCGTCAAGACTATc AAGACCAATGTGGTGGGAACCTTGAACATGCTTGGGCTTGCTAAGAGAGTGGGCGCGAGGTTCTTATTGACCAGTACCAGTGAGGTTTATGGAGATCCTCTGCAGCACCCTCAGAAGGAGACTTACTGGGGCAACGTCAATCCGATTG GTGTCCGAAGCTGCTACGACGAGGGTAAGCGTACGGCTGAGACGTTGACCATGGACTACCACCGAGGTGCCGGCGTCGAG gttaGAATTGCTAGAATCTTTAACACCTACGGGCCTCGAATGTGTTTAGATGATGGTCGTGTTGTCAGTAACTTCGTTGCTCAG GCACTAAGGAAGGAACCTTTGACCGTTTATGGGGATGGGAAGCAGACAAGGAGTTTCCAGTATGTCTCTGATTTG GTGGAGGGTCTAATCCGCCTCATGGGAGGAGAACACGTGGGACCTTTCAATCTTGGAAATCCGGGAGAATTCACCATGCTTGAACTTGCCAAG GTGGTTCAAGAAACAATCGATCCTGATGCAAGGATTGAGTACAGGCCGAACACAGAGGATGACCCGCACAAGAGAAAGCCTGATATAGGTAGGGCTAAGGAGCTACTTGGGTGGGAACCCAAGGTCGACCTGCACAAGGGTCTCCCACTAATGGTCTCAGACTTCCGGCTACGCATTTTTGGTGACCACAAGGAAGGTGCAACCGTAGCCTAA